taaaagtcttaCAGTCACCTCAGACAGTTGCATTATTCAGTATCTGTTTTCCAGGTTGCTTTGGTTTCTGGTGCTGCCCTTGCCTTGCCTGCACTGTTGCAGGGAATTTTGGAGAGAACGCCTGTCTCCCAATATGTGATGTGTTAAGCCCTGCTGTATTTGCTGCCTGTGGGATACCTTTGTGTGTTCCTCCTGCAGTCTTGTCTCTTCGCTCTGCCATGAGGAACAGATATGGGATTGAGGTATGTCGTGTGAAGcaatgaataaaactgaatttaaagtgAAAGGTAAAAGTTTACCAGTGTTTTGCTGTGCTTGTTTGCAGGGCTCTCTCTGTAACGACATTGTCGTTTCCTGCTTCTGTGTGTGGTGCTCCTGGTGTCAGATGCATCGAGAGCTGAAGGTTGACAGGACTGAAGAACCAGCCGTGGTCAACATGCAACCACAAAATATAATCAACGTGCAGACTAGCAATGTGACATCGCAGTCTACCGCCCTGTCAGTGGGAAAGTGAAACCATCAAACTTGTGAAACATCCACAGCTgtggaagttttattttacttggaTCACcctgatttttgtttgtatgcATGTCTTCTGTACCAGAACATGatagtttttctgttgtttaattatgatgaaaaatgtgtgtttacagTAACAGTGTATGAATAAACCAATAAGTTGTAAAATTCTTTGAGCACCAGATGCATTTTTACTTCATGGTAACCATCGCGGTATTTCtttagccttttatttttagttgtaaagtaacaaaaacaaagtccactTTAAGCAGTAATCATATATGAAAGATTTGTAACTGAATGCATTtaattcagtaaaataaatatgcataactgagcttctttgtttgttttatttttaatggtcAAAATTCACTGTTGtctaacagctaaaacaaatTCCTACTTTGTGCCAAATTCAGCTTCTACAAATGTTCATGAACTGAACTAAGAGGGCTGCTTTAACTCAGAATATAACTGTGCAATAAAGGAAAGACAGCTCTGAATGAAAAACATTACGTTCGGGGGAAACTTCGCTTGGTTAAACTGCACAGCGAGAACACCAGCAGCTTTTATAGCAACAAGCTGaaaatcttttattaaaactgatttgttaCTGGCACTAAGTGTTTGAATTCTGAAACAagaattcattcatttaaatcaaattatctgtagaaaaaaagtgggttttttttttattttcagtgagtTATTGTTGCTGTTTCCCAGTTCATAGTGCCCTACTGTCGTACACTATAAAGACTAAAACCTTAAAGTGAAATGTTGTCTAAATTAGGGGAAAAAGAACTTATAGACAttcaaataaaagacaaaaaaatgcatgaaaaaccAAAgcatttgttagttttgttgacatttaaagACAGATTGTTGGCCCTCGACCAGCTGTTAAATCTCTGCTCAGTAAAAGGTTTAATGCAGGAAAATCCCACCACAGCTCAGCCATTGAGCTGATTTGTCCTGAATTTGGCAGcaaatatttgtttctgcagaataaAGAGAAAAGGACTGAGCAAGTCAAGTcaagcaacaaggcgattcaaagtgctttacatgaaaagacaaaaatacagattCAGCACATTCCTGAGGAGCGCCTGTGCTTCGTTTATAAGAACTGCATGTTTTACTGCCAGCGTGTCTGTTTTTCCCTTCCAACAGTTTGATTcaaattaattcaaactctaaatttacaaaaagtgaaacaatgcCAGATAAAGTTCTGTAAACACAATAAttagacaaacagaaaacacgaAAAGACCTATTTGGAATAAAGTTGGAGATacagaaactaacaaaacttaactaaaaaaaaagatgaaaaataaaaaacaaaaatcaaacgcAGATTATTATTGTCActagttgtattttttgttttgcctgtttcAGAAAAGTCATGTGATTTAACAGCTAATCTAATGAGgtgattgtttttccttttagagtAAGCTGTCAGTTAAATGTTCGGGTTCATAAACAAGTTTTGCAACAAGATTCTTTAAGTCTTATCATATCATTGATAAGGAAGTGGAAGTCCATGTTCCTTATGTGATGTTACATTTAATAAGTATTGTTTCCTGTTGCTCACACCTGAAGTGTAATTaggaaacagaaactaaaattcCTTGTATGTTGgaatgcattgtttttttctgagtgtGTTCATCTGATTCAGTGTTTCCTTGAACACTTTGATCCCACAAGAATTCAGGTTTCTGTCTGAACTTAAAGATCTGATGATAACTCGTCAAAATGGAGCAGTGGGCCGACTGCTTTTCAGGAGAAAAACCTCATATTTAACGAtgaataaagtttttacagTCACCTAAGAGGTCTGTTTTTCCTCCCACACTGTTTCAGGAAATCTGGACAGAAAGCCTTTCTCCCCATTTAAACCTAAGATTAGTTTTTTGTGACTCACTCTGGTCTTCTTACATCTCTCTCAAACTTACCACAGCCCATCATCTTCAACATAAcctaattgtgtga
The Kryptolebias marmoratus isolate JLee-2015 linkage group LG24, ASM164957v2, whole genome shotgun sequence DNA segment above includes these coding regions:
- the LOC108238397 gene encoding cornifelin homolog B-like, whose amino-acid sequence is MGKDSDWSSGLCNCCQDMNTCCFGFWCCPCLACTVAGNFGENACLPICDVLSPAVFAACGIPLCVPPAVLSLRSAMRNRYGIEGSLCNDIVVSCFCVWCSWCQMHRELKVDRTEEPAVVNMQPQNIINVQTSNVTSQSTALSVGK